The following are encoded together in the Streptomyces tsukubensis genome:
- a CDS encoding acyltransferase domain-containing protein codes for MTSGVAFLFPGQGSYVPGVFAGIGADADRISARVEEIDAVLAEFHLAPVRPLLFSPDAPTLAQLLASDHERLDVAILATSIALAELLDSRYEVTPDHVVGHSLGEFAALAVAGVFTPGEAARAVCERHATLRKAPPPEGGMLAVNADTARAEELIASARAEASAVSARNAPSQTVVSGTEADLVEVRRLAKEAGIRTSRLHVPGPFHVPQLADASALYATTMRTVRMSAPREGFFYSHGLGRFLTAHDDVVDLMVADMTRPVRFHEAVRAMNAEGVTTFVECGALDVLTRIVSGTLPHAVTLAPLSEAMTVPDLSGQLRSARPSAVADAPGAAEPAAGADAEVLEGVRAVCAEILEYPLEVVTDDADFQADLGVDSLAMTELQERALRRFGLADRLNDANAGTYATVSGLATYITGLLREGATPAAEQR; via the coding sequence ATGACCAGTGGGGTGGCGTTCCTCTTCCCCGGCCAGGGGTCGTACGTGCCCGGCGTCTTCGCCGGTATCGGCGCGGACGCCGATCGGATATCGGCACGTGTCGAGGAGATCGACGCGGTCCTGGCCGAGTTTCATTTGGCTCCGGTGCGGCCGCTGTTGTTCTCACCGGACGCTCCCACACTGGCACAGTTGCTCGCGTCCGATCACGAGCGTCTCGATGTGGCCATCCTGGCGACCTCCATCGCCCTGGCGGAGCTTTTGGACTCCCGTTACGAGGTGACTCCCGATCATGTGGTCGGGCACAGTCTCGGGGAGTTCGCCGCCCTGGCCGTGGCGGGGGTGTTCACCCCGGGCGAGGCCGCCAGGGCGGTCTGCGAGCGCCACGCCACCCTGCGCAAGGCGCCGCCGCCCGAGGGCGGGATGCTCGCGGTGAACGCGGACACCGCCCGTGCCGAGGAGCTGATCGCTTCGGCGCGGGCCGAGGCCTCGGCCGTATCGGCGCGGAACGCCCCGAGCCAGACGGTGGTCAGCGGCACGGAAGCGGATCTGGTGGAGGTGCGGCGGCTGGCCAAGGAGGCGGGGATCCGCACGTCCAGGCTCCATGTCCCCGGCCCCTTCCACGTACCGCAGTTGGCGGACGCGAGTGCTCTCTACGCGACGACGATGCGGACCGTGCGGATGTCCGCGCCCCGCGAGGGTTTCTTCTACTCCCACGGCCTGGGCCGCTTCCTGACCGCGCACGACGACGTGGTCGATCTGATGGTGGCCGACATGACCCGGCCGGTCCGTTTCCACGAAGCGGTGCGCGCGATGAACGCCGAGGGTGTCACGACCTTCGTGGAGTGCGGTGCGCTGGACGTCCTCACCAGGATCGTCTCCGGGACGCTGCCCCACGCGGTGACTCTCGCACCGCTCTCCGAGGCCATGACCGTCCCCGATCTGTCCGGCCAGCTGCGGTCGGCGCGGCCGTCGGCCGTGGCCGACGCTCCCGGGGCCGCCGAGCCCGCTGCCGGGGCCGACGCGGAGGTGCTGGAGGGAGTACGCGCGGTGTGCGCCGAGATCCTGGAGTATCCGCTTGAGGTGGTCACCGACGACGCCGACTTCCAGGCCGATCTCGGGGTCGACTCGCTGGCGATGACCGAGCTACAGGAACGCGCACTGCGCCGGTTCGGCCTGGCGGACAGGCTCAACGACGCCAACGCCGGTACGTACGCCACCGTCTCCGGCCTCGCCACGTACATCACCGGGCTGCTGCGCGAGGGCGCCACCCCCGCCGCCGAACAGCGGTGA
- a CDS encoding SAM-dependent methyltransferase — protein sequence MTAATVAEYYNQATELISADLGGSLHFGYWHGLPENSSMQDASRQMTELMISKLSVGPGQRVLDVGCGAGRPAADLSRATGASVVGVDISPRQIELATGLARTEGMEDKLSFQLADVMSLPFEADTLDAAWLFESMFHMPDQSRVLEEIARVLRPGGRVAIANLVQRVPLTEEQNAALEEYWKVGNVAALLPLEDYPKLLSDSGLVLTELADISEDTTGPTFEAIGRTHAARAVGHTESLAPGELASQMGAGMDQFIATPEIGFAIIVASKPG from the coding sequence GTGACCGCCGCCACTGTGGCGGAGTACTACAACCAAGCCACCGAACTGATCAGTGCGGATCTGGGTGGCAGCCTCCATTTCGGCTACTGGCACGGCCTGCCGGAGAACAGCTCCATGCAGGACGCCTCCCGGCAGATGACCGAACTCATGATCAGCAAGCTGTCCGTCGGTCCGGGGCAACGGGTCCTGGACGTCGGCTGCGGCGCCGGCCGGCCCGCCGCGGACCTGTCACGGGCCACCGGCGCCTCCGTCGTCGGCGTGGACATCAGCCCGCGGCAGATCGAGCTGGCGACAGGGCTCGCCAGGACAGAAGGCATGGAGGACAAGCTCTCCTTCCAGCTCGCCGACGTGATGAGCCTCCCGTTCGAAGCGGACACCCTCGACGCGGCCTGGCTGTTCGAGTCGATGTTCCACATGCCGGACCAGTCCCGGGTTCTGGAGGAGATCGCACGCGTGCTCCGCCCGGGAGGACGTGTGGCCATCGCCAACCTGGTGCAGCGGGTGCCGCTCACCGAGGAGCAGAACGCCGCCCTTGAGGAGTACTGGAAGGTCGGCAACGTTGCCGCGCTGCTCCCTCTGGAGGACTACCCGAAGCTCCTCAGCGACAGCGGTCTCGTCCTCACCGAGCTGGCGGACATCTCGGAGGACACCACGGGCCCGACATTCGAGGCCATCGGCCGGACACACGCCGCCCGAGCCGTCGGGCACACCGAGTCGCTCGCACCCGGGGAACTGGCCTCGCAAATGGGCGCGGGGATGGACCAGTTCATCGCCACACCGGAGATCGGTTTTGCCATCATCGTCGCGTCCAAACCGGGCTGA
- a CDS encoding cytochrome P450, protein MVDIDELAENFDPWDIRLAGDSELFWAVVERMRQKGPVLRSTAQGGFWIITGHDEVLRANKDWETYTSAQGVTIPSNPDVPKLAPIEVDPPVHREWRRMLNPSMSPAAMARHEPAIRSIAVELMDQFVERGECDLATDFAWQFVPASLFQVLLGVPVDQVERTRRLVHRVVSFEDLDEQTGARGESLLEQQNKAFADLNEWARGFLQWRQERPRVNDVTDALLHGEVSGKPLSLQEKVNTLILLVLAGMETTSSSISAIALHLIEDPSLRHYFHGPEAPVETAIEELLRHGSISFGLTRVTTCDVEVGGQVIPAGERVFLLWASGNRDPEVFQEPARFDIHRRPNAHLAFGAGPHRCMGANFAKAMLKVATTEMVARLPELRLDPDGVAVHPPGVTRSTRSLPVLFRPTSPSSGLRTLESAPAPI, encoded by the coding sequence ATGGTGGATATCGACGAACTGGCCGAGAACTTCGACCCCTGGGACATACGTCTGGCCGGCGACTCCGAACTGTTCTGGGCTGTCGTGGAGCGTATGCGGCAGAAGGGCCCGGTGCTGCGCAGCACCGCCCAGGGAGGATTCTGGATCATCACCGGCCATGACGAGGTGCTACGGGCCAACAAGGACTGGGAGACCTACACATCCGCCCAGGGAGTGACCATTCCCAGCAACCCCGACGTGCCGAAACTCGCACCGATCGAGGTCGATCCTCCCGTGCACCGCGAGTGGCGCCGCATGCTCAACCCTTCGATGTCTCCCGCGGCCATGGCCAGGCATGAACCCGCCATACGCAGCATCGCGGTGGAGCTGATGGATCAGTTCGTCGAGCGAGGGGAGTGCGACCTCGCCACAGACTTCGCCTGGCAGTTCGTCCCCGCCTCCCTGTTCCAGGTACTCCTCGGGGTGCCGGTGGACCAGGTGGAACGCACCAGGCGACTGGTGCACAGGGTGGTGTCGTTCGAGGACCTGGACGAGCAGACGGGCGCGCGGGGGGAGAGCCTGCTTGAGCAGCAGAACAAGGCCTTCGCCGATCTGAACGAGTGGGCCCGCGGCTTCCTCCAGTGGCGGCAGGAACGCCCCCGCGTCAACGACGTCACCGACGCGTTGCTGCACGGGGAGGTGTCCGGCAAGCCCCTGAGTCTCCAGGAGAAGGTCAACACCCTCATCCTCCTCGTGCTGGCGGGCATGGAGACCACCTCAAGCAGCATCAGCGCTATCGCCCTGCATCTCATCGAGGATCCCTCGCTGCGCCACTACTTCCATGGCCCAGAGGCCCCCGTCGAGACGGCCATCGAGGAACTTCTGCGCCATGGCTCGATCTCCTTCGGCCTGACCCGCGTCACCACATGCGATGTCGAGGTCGGCGGGCAGGTCATCCCGGCCGGGGAGCGGGTATTCCTCCTGTGGGCTTCCGGCAACCGCGACCCCGAGGTGTTTCAGGAACCCGCGCGGTTCGACATTCATCGCAGACCCAACGCGCACCTGGCGTTCGGGGCCGGCCCGCACCGGTGCATGGGCGCCAACTTCGCCAAGGCCATGTTGAAGGTGGCCACCACCGAGATGGTGGCGCGATTGCCTGAACTGCGACTGGATCCCGACGGCGTGGCCGTCCACCCGCCCGGTGTGACCCGCAGCACCAGGTCGCTGCCCGTGCTTTTCCGTCCCACCAGCCCGAGTTCGGGCCTCAGGACTTTGGAGAGCGCGCCGGCTCCCATCTGA
- a CDS encoding TetR family transcriptional regulator gives MNLPASAGPSPGTRALNRKRTRDTLVHAALDLFLRHGYDETTVEEISAVAAVSQRTFFRYFDSKEDVALSFQEALEQQLIQALRARPAEEPPLTALRQASLVTWGNLERLFEEVASYELCVGMPRLVDSSPGLLGAHLRRAIALEEELALEIARREGVDPDLDLRPRILVAAVFGAMHVVNRVWSRQHPEDLWALRALTLVHLDQLSTALTSDWLPDTPLTRTPEKWD, from the coding sequence ATGAACCTGCCTGCCTCTGCCGGGCCTTCGCCCGGGACGCGTGCGCTCAACAGAAAGCGGACACGCGACACACTGGTCCACGCGGCTCTCGACCTCTTCCTGCGGCACGGCTACGACGAGACCACGGTCGAGGAGATCTCCGCTGTCGCCGCTGTGTCGCAGCGCACCTTCTTCCGCTATTTCGACAGCAAGGAGGATGTCGCGCTCAGCTTTCAGGAGGCTCTGGAACAGCAGTTGATCCAGGCCTTGCGTGCGCGCCCGGCCGAGGAGCCTCCTTTGACGGCGTTGCGCCAAGCCTCGCTGGTCACCTGGGGGAACCTTGAGCGCCTCTTCGAGGAGGTCGCCTCCTATGAGCTGTGCGTGGGCATGCCCCGTCTGGTCGATTCCTCGCCCGGGCTGCTCGGAGCCCATTTACGCAGGGCCATCGCCCTTGAAGAAGAACTGGCACTTGAGATCGCCCGCAGGGAAGGTGTCGACCCGGACCTCGATCTACGCCCCCGGATCCTCGTGGCGGCCGTCTTCGGCGCGATGCATGTGGTCAACCGCGTCTGGAGCCGGCAGCACCCGGAGGACCTGTGGGCGCTGCGGGCCCTCACCCTCGTGCACCTGGACCAGTTGTCCACGGCACTGACCAGCGACTGGCTCCCGGACACTCCGCTGACCAGAACACCAGAGAAATGGGACTGA
- a CDS encoding ferredoxin, giving the protein MSHDMAKDCWRISVDTEVCIGSGVCVGIAPDHFQLVDGRSQPIEERVDEDELVRDAADNCPVEAISVHDGTGRKIAPDL; this is encoded by the coding sequence GTGAGTCACGACATGGCGAAGGACTGCTGGCGTATCTCGGTCGACACCGAGGTGTGCATCGGCTCGGGTGTCTGTGTGGGGATCGCTCCTGACCACTTCCAGCTGGTCGACGGGCGTTCCCAGCCGATCGAGGAACGCGTCGACGAGGACGAACTGGTCAGGGACGCGGCGGACAACTGCCCGGTCGAGGCCATCTCCGTGCACGACGGCACCGGACGGAAGATCGCACCCGATCTGTGA